One part of the Arabidopsis thaliana chromosome 1 sequence genome encodes these proteins:
- a CDS encoding CASC3/Barentsz eIF4AIII binding protein (CASC3/Barentsz eIF4AIII binding; CONTAINS InterPro DOMAIN/s: CASC3/Barentsz eIF4AIII binding (InterPro:IPR018545); BEST Arabidopsis thaliana protein match is: CASC3/Barentsz eIF4AIII binding (TAIR:AT1G15280.2); Has 30201 Blast hits to 17322 proteins in 780 species: Archae - 12; Bacteria - 1396; Metazoa - 17338; Fungi - 3422; Plants - 5037; Viruses - 0; Other Eukaryotes - 2996 (source: NCBI BLink).) — translation MAPDGVEDSDYESDPDELNRSLATRRREASDDDEDDEEADDHDKLRAAIQIHSDEHSGVVVVDSDDNEGLHIEDSYGDDDDEEEDGDYGQVDDHVEYIADNNDKTIVAGNGTDDSAATDLVDGEEQKKKEPFAVPTAGAFYMHDDRFQELDAASNRRMRGGRRLWQSRDERKWGHDKFEEMNTQKQQYDRRTSRGRGRGRGQGRGQDRGQSRGNNSKEFTGNGHQNQFPKAVTRGRGARRYEVALRNGNQAPSVQTKQSQNSSVEVSHVDLGRPPTETATLETEAIQAKKNVFASSLNSASPPFYPSRSNNNLAQKDVQAGMGRLHINENPNPTGKKFGNTKSSSLWGRTAQTTSHGRGVPPHGQVLYQQSPNQGDKVSSPMQIRGMPKGTDQSCTQLPGQVFNQHSAVISLLPSSPPKTGSSENPYLSGEIESAVETGALVAKGKGSLQPSGRGSFMYGGTQFMGPAGMAAGHGNPNFPAFLPVMQFGGQHGGVPTFGMALPGYFQPEHGTGNPEMTWLPILAGPGALGGSYCPPYTVLDGSYQADKPGLPSSAGSSSQENSSNNPNDEEPMERPEVTNNGNSQRSNSNPNKQPRRYSEMSFSK, via the exons ATGGCCCCTGATGGCGTTGAAGACTCCGACTATGAGAGTGATCCCGACGAGTTGAACCGCTCCTTGGCTACACGGAGGAGAGAAGCCagcgatgatgatgaggatgatgaagaagcgGACGACCATGATAAGCTGCGAGCAGCAATCCAGATTCATTCCGATGAACACagtggtgttgttgttgtcgacTCTGATGATAATGAAGGATTGCACATAGAAGATAGTTATggtgatgatgacgacgaagaggaagatggTGATTATGGACAAGTTGATGACCATGTCGAATACATTGCGGATAATAATGACAAGACAATTGTCGCCGGCAATGGGACCGATGACTCTGCCGCCACTGATCTTGTGGATGGAgaggaacaaaagaagaaggaacctTTTGCAGTGCCTACTGCTGGAGCTTTCTATATGCATGATGACAGATTTCAGGAATTGGATGCCGCCTCTAATAG GCGAATGCGTGGTGGTAGGAGGCTCTGGCAATCcagagatgaaagaaagtgGGGACATGACAAATTCGAGGAAATGAATACACAGAAACAGCAATATGAT AGGAGGACTTCGAGAGGCCGAGGCAGAGGTCGTGGTCAGGGTAGGGGTCAGGACCGTGGACAGTCTCGGGGGAACAATTCTAAAGAATTTACTGGCAATGGACACCAAAATCAGTTTCCGAAGGCTGTCACGAGAGGGAGGGGGGCCAGAAGATATGAGGTTGCATTGAGAAATGGGAATCAAGCACCTTCTGTGCAAACCAAACA GTCCCAAAATTCGTCTGTGGAAGTGTCACACGTTGATTTAGGGCGTCCACCAACAGAAACAGCTACCTTAGAGACTGAAGCCATCCAAGCCAAAAAGAATGTATTTGCTTCAAGTTTAAATTCAGCTTCTCCTCCATTTTATCCTTCAAGATCCAACAATAACTTGGCACAAAAGGATGTACAAGCTGGCATGGGTAGGCTGCACATTaatgaaaaccctaatccgaCTGGAAAGAAGTTTGGGAATACAAAATCCAGCTCCTTGTGGGGACGCACTGCTCAGACTACAAGTCATGGTAGAGGTGTACCTCCTCATGGGCAAGTGCTTTACCAGCAATCTCCTAATCAAGGTGACAAAGTTTCTTCGCCGATGCAAATCCGTGGAATGCCTAAAGGCACTGACCAGAGCTGTACTCAACTTCCTGGTCAGGTTTTTAATCAACATTCGGCTGTTATCAGTTTGCtgccttcttctcctccaaaaACCGGATCATCAGAAAATCCGTATCTTTCTGGTGAAATAGAGTCAGCCGTAGAAACAGGTGCTTTGGTTGCCAAGGGAAAAGGGTCTCTCCAACCTAGTGGAAGGGGATCTTTTATGTATGGAGGGACACAGTTTATGGGCCCTGCCGGGATGGCAGCTGGTCACGGCAATCCAAATTTCCCTGCTTTTCTACCTG TTATGCAATTCGGTGGTCAGCATGGTGGGGTTCCAACTTTTGGAATGGCTCTTCCAGGTTATTTCCAACCAGAACATGGTACCGGAAATCCTGAGATGACATG GCTGCCAATTTTGGCTGGCCCTGGAGCATTAGGGGGTTCATATTGTCCACCTTATACTGTCCTTGATGGTTCTTACCAAGCAGACAAACCAGGGTTACCTTCCTCTGCCGGATCGTCCAG CCAAGAGAACAGTTCCAATAATCCTAATGATGAAGAGCCCATGGAGAGACCTG AGGTTACGAACAATGGGAATTCTCAACGGTCAAATAGCAACCCAAACAAGCAGCCTCGTAG ATACTCGGAGATGAGCTTTAGCAAGTGA
- the FRS8 gene encoding FAR1-related sequence 8 (FAR1-related sequence 8 (FRS8); FUNCTIONS IN: zinc ion binding; INVOLVED IN: response to red or far red light; LOCATED IN: cellular_component unknown; EXPRESSED IN: 11 plant structures; EXPRESSED DURING: 4 anthesis, F mature embryo stage, petal differentiation and expansion stage, E expanded cotyledon stage, D bilateral stage; CONTAINS InterPro DOMAIN/s: MULE transposase, conserved domain (InterPro:IPR018289), Transcription factor, FAR1-related (InterPro:IPR004330), Zinc finger, PMZ-type (InterPro:IPR006564), Zinc finger, SWIM-type (InterPro:IPR007527); BEST Arabidopsis thaliana protein match is: FAR1-related sequence 6 (TAIR:AT1G52520.1); Has 30201 Blast hits to 17322 proteins in 780 species: Archae - 12; Bacteria - 1396; Metazoa - 17338; Fungi - 3422; Plants - 5037; Viruses - 0; Other Eukaryotes - 2996 (source: NCBI BLink).), producing MIGNSVYISPSPSPSDHSLSPNPNLCISAMEEQLVVDDDDDDLAPPPIPDLDIDLEDDDDACCHGLLHIAPNHEEETGCDENAFANEKCLMAPPPTPGMEFESYDDAYSFYNSYARELGFAIRVKSSWTKRNSKEKRGAVLCCNCQGFKLLKDAHSRRKETRTGCQAMIRLRLIHFDRWKVDQVKLDHNHSFDPQRAHNSKSHKKSSSSASPATKTNPEPPPHVQVRTIKLYRTLALDTPPALGTSLSSGETSDLSLDHFQSSRRLELRGGFRALQDFFFQIQLSSPNFLYLMDLADDGSLRNVFWIDARARAAYSHFGDVLLFDTTCLSNAYELPLVAFVGINHHGDTILLGCGLLADQSFETYVWLFRAWLTCMLGRPPQIFITEQCKAMRTAVSEVFPRAHHRLSLTHVLHNICQSVVQLQDSDLFPMALNRVVYGCLKVEEFETAWEEMIIRFGMTNNETIRDMFQDRELWAPVYLKDTFLAGALTFPLGNVAAPFIFSGYVHENTSLREFLEGYESFLDKKYTREALCDSESLKLIPKLKTTHPYESQMAKVFTMEIFRRFQDEVSAMSSCFGVTQVHSNGSASSYVVKEREGDKVRDFEVIYETSAAAQVRCFCVCGGFSFNGYQCRHVLLLLSHNGLQEVPPQYILQRWRKDVKRLYVAEFGSGRVDIMNPDQWYEHLHRRAMQVVEQGMRSKEHCRAAWEAFRECANKVQFVTEKPS from the exons ATGATCGGTAATAGCGTCTACATCTCACCGTCACCGTCACCGTCCGACCACTCTCTCTCGCCCAACCCTAATCTCTGCATCTCGGCG ATGGAAGAGCAGCtggttgttgatgatgatgatgatgacctTGCTCCTCCTCCAATCCCTGATCTCGATATTGAccttgaagatgatgatgacgccTGTTGTCACGGCTTGCTTCATATCGCACCTAATCACGAAGAAGAAACTGGATGCGACGAAAACGCTTTTGCTAATGAAAAGTGTTTGATGGCTCCTCCTCCTACTCCTGGAATGGAGTTCGAGTCCTACGATGATGCTTACAGTTTCTACAACTCATACGCCCGTGAGCTCGGTTTTGCTATCCGCGTCAAGTCCTCCTGGACTAAGCGTAACAGCAAGGAGAAACGTGGTGCTGTCTTGTGTTGCAACTGCCAAGGTTTCAAGCTGCTTAAAGATGCTCACTCCCGGAGAAAGGAGACCCGCACCGGCTGCCAGGCCATGATTCGCCTTCGACTCATCCACTTTGATCGATGGAAAGTTGATCAAGTCAAACTCGACCACAACCACTCCTTTGATCCTCAACGTGCCCACAATTCCAAGTCTCACAAGAAATCCTCCTCCTCAGCTTCTCCTGCAACTAAGACAAATCCCGAACCACCTCCCCATGTCCAAGTCCGGACTATCAAATTGTATCGAACCCTTGCCCTTGACACACCACCCGCTCTTGGAACTTCACTCTCTAGCGGGGAGACCAGCGATCTCAGCCTTGATCACTTCCAATCTTCAAGGCGCTTGGAGCTCAGAGGGGGTTTCAGGGCCTTGCAggatttcttcttccaaattcAGCTTTCCAGCCCCAACTTTCTTTACCTCATGGACCTTGCCGACGACGGGAGTCTCAGGAATGTCTTTTGGATTGACGCTCGAGCTAGGGCTGCATACTCTCACTTTGGCGACGTTCTTCTGTTCGACACCACTTGTTTATCTAACGCATACGAGCTTCCCCTTGTGGCCTTTGTTGGAATTAACCACCATGGAGATACAATCTTGCTCGGCTGTGGTTTGCTTGCTGATCAGAGCTTTGAGACCTATGTCTGGCTCTTCAGAGCGTGGCTAACCTGCATGTTAGGCCGTCCCCCACAGATCTTTATCACGGAACAGTGCAAGGCAATGCGGACCGCTGTCTCTGAAGTTTTTCCAAGGGCTCATCATCGTCTTAGCTTGACCCACGTCCTGCACAACATCTGTCAGAGTGTTGTCCAACTACAAGATTCTGACTTGTTCCCTATGGCACTTAACAGAGTAGTCTACGGTTGTCTCAAGGTCGAAGAATTTGAAACAGCTTGGGAAGAGATGATCATTCGCTTTGGGATGACAAATAACGAGACCATCAGGGACATGTTTCAAGATCGAGAACTCTGGGCTCCAGTTTACCTCAAGGATACATTTTTGGCCGGGGCGCTGACTTTTCCACTGGGAAATGTGGCAGCCCCGTTCATCTTCAGTGGCTATGTTCATGAGAACACATCCCTGAGAGAATTCCTTGAAGGGTACGAATCTTTTCTGGATAAAAAGTACACAAGAGAAGCCTTGTGCGACTCAGAGTCCTTAAAGTTGATCCCCAAGCTCAAAACAACGCACCCCTACGAGTCCCAGATGGCAAAGGTCTTCACAATGGAGATATTTAGAAGGTTCCAAGACGAGGTCTCAGCAATGTCTTCATGTTTTGGAGTAACGCAAGTCCACTCAAACGGGTCGGCCTCCTCGTACGTAGTGAAAGAGAGGGAGGGAGACAAAGTGAGAGACTTTGAGGTCATCTACGAGACAAGTGCAGCAGCACAAGTACGTTGCTTCTGTGTCTGTGGGGGTTTCAGCTTCAATGGGTACCAATGCAGACACGTGCTCCTCCTACTCAGCCACAACGGCTTGCAGGAAGTCCCGCCTCAGTATATACTGCAACGGTGGCGGAAGGACGTGAAACGTCTCTATGTGGCGGAATTTGGGTCAGGTCGTGTGGACATAATGAATCCGGATCAATGGTATGAGCATTTGCACAGAAGAGCGATGCAGGTTGTTGAACAAGGGATGAGATCGAAAGAGCATTGCAGAGCTGCCTGGGAAGCGTTTAGAGAGTGTGCCAATAAGGTCCAATTTGTGACAGAGAAGCCTTCATAG
- a CDS encoding CASC3/Barentsz eIF4AIII binding protein — protein MAPDGVEDSDYESDPDELNRSLATRRREASDDDEDDEEADDHDKLRAAIQIHSDEHSGVVVVDSDDNEGLHIEDSYGDDDDEEEDGDYGQVDDHVEYIADNNDKTIVAGNGTDDSAATDLVDGEEQKKKEPFAVPTAGAFYMHDDRFQELDAASNRRMRGGRRLWQSRDERKWGHDKFEEMNTQKQQYDRRTSRGRGRGRGQGRGQDRGQSRGNNSKEFTGNGHQNQFPKAVTRGRGARRYEVALRNGNQAPSVQTKQSQNSSVEVSHVDLGRPPTETATLETEAIQAKKNVFASSLNSASPPFYPSRSNNNLAQKDVQAGMGRLHINENPNPTGKKFGNTKSSSLWGRTAQTTSHGRGVPPHGQVLYQQSPNQGDKVSSPMQIRGMPKGTDQSCTQLPGQVFNQHSAVISLLPSSPPKTGSSENPYLSGEIESAVETGALVAKGKGSLQPSGRGSFMYGGTQFMGPAGMAAGHGNPNFPAFLPVMQFGGQHGGVPTFGMALPGYFQPEHGTGNPEMTWLPILAGPGALGGSYCPPYTVLDGSYQADKPGLPSSAGSSSQENSSNNPNDEEPMERPEVTNNGNSQRSNSNPNKQPRRMK, from the exons ATGGCCCCTGATGGCGTTGAAGACTCCGACTATGAGAGTGATCCCGACGAGTTGAACCGCTCCTTGGCTACACGGAGGAGAGAAGCCagcgatgatgatgaggatgatgaagaagcgGACGACCATGATAAGCTGCGAGCAGCAATCCAGATTCATTCCGATGAACACagtggtgttgttgttgtcgacTCTGATGATAATGAAGGATTGCACATAGAAGATAGTTATggtgatgatgacgacgaagaggaagatggTGATTATGGACAAGTTGATGACCATGTCGAATACATTGCGGATAATAATGACAAGACAATTGTCGCCGGCAATGGGACCGATGACTCTGCCGCCACTGATCTTGTGGATGGAgaggaacaaaagaagaaggaacctTTTGCAGTGCCTACTGCTGGAGCTTTCTATATGCATGATGACAGATTTCAGGAATTGGATGCCGCCTCTAATAG GCGAATGCGTGGTGGTAGGAGGCTCTGGCAATCcagagatgaaagaaagtgGGGACATGACAAATTCGAGGAAATGAATACACAGAAACAGCAATATGAT AGGAGGACTTCGAGAGGCCGAGGCAGAGGTCGTGGTCAGGGTAGGGGTCAGGACCGTGGACAGTCTCGGGGGAACAATTCTAAAGAATTTACTGGCAATGGACACCAAAATCAGTTTCCGAAGGCTGTCACGAGAGGGAGGGGGGCCAGAAGATATGAGGTTGCATTGAGAAATGGGAATCAAGCACCTTCTGTGCAAACCAAACA GTCCCAAAATTCGTCTGTGGAAGTGTCACACGTTGATTTAGGGCGTCCACCAACAGAAACAGCTACCTTAGAGACTGAAGCCATCCAAGCCAAAAAGAATGTATTTGCTTCAAGTTTAAATTCAGCTTCTCCTCCATTTTATCCTTCAAGATCCAACAATAACTTGGCACAAAAGGATGTACAAGCTGGCATGGGTAGGCTGCACATTaatgaaaaccctaatccgaCTGGAAAGAAGTTTGGGAATACAAAATCCAGCTCCTTGTGGGGACGCACTGCTCAGACTACAAGTCATGGTAGAGGTGTACCTCCTCATGGGCAAGTGCTTTACCAGCAATCTCCTAATCAAGGTGACAAAGTTTCTTCGCCGATGCAAATCCGTGGAATGCCTAAAGGCACTGACCAGAGCTGTACTCAACTTCCTGGTCAGGTTTTTAATCAACATTCGGCTGTTATCAGTTTGCtgccttcttctcctccaaaaACCGGATCATCAGAAAATCCGTATCTTTCTGGTGAAATAGAGTCAGCCGTAGAAACAGGTGCTTTGGTTGCCAAGGGAAAAGGGTCTCTCCAACCTAGTGGAAGGGGATCTTTTATGTATGGAGGGACACAGTTTATGGGCCCTGCCGGGATGGCAGCTGGTCACGGCAATCCAAATTTCCCTGCTTTTCTACCTG TTATGCAATTCGGTGGTCAGCATGGTGGGGTTCCAACTTTTGGAATGGCTCTTCCAGGTTATTTCCAACCAGAACATGGTACCGGAAATCCTGAGATGACATG GCTGCCAATTTTGGCTGGCCCTGGAGCATTAGGGGGTTCATATTGTCCACCTTATACTGTCCTTGATGGTTCTTACCAAGCAGACAAACCAGGGTTACCTTCCTCTGCCGGATCGTCCAG CCAAGAGAACAGTTCCAATAATCCTAATGATGAAGAGCCCATGGAGAGACCTG AGGTTACGAACAATGGGAATTCTCAACGGTCAAATAGCAACCCAAACAAGCAGCCTCGTAG GATGAAATGA